One genomic region from Sulfurimonas sp. hsl 1-7 encodes:
- a CDS encoding OmpP1/FadL family transporter, protein MKKVGLLLIITATALMAGGYKIPETSSNAVALGAANIAHNHENADASYYNPAKMVFMKDTNNLEVNLMYIGLDKVKYDGTVSGTGPYSLESTKENFLIPSLHYVSPKLGDNGARIGVSVVVPGGLSKRWQSAPAKNFAEEFTLEIVEINPTVAFEVTDKLGFAAGFRVIDTKGVVNNAYYDMEGDSTDYGYNLALAYQPTSDLELGVTYRSNINLNVNGNTTRILTVNNGGVDVSVPLPAAFSIAAAYTLPSATTIEVVYEKTFWSAYNSLDFSFEDPTANVVFGDSIEKDWKDTNTFRVGVTQELTDLTIMAGLVIDQTPAPEKTLGFELPDTDTTSVALGGRYRINETFDFGVSALYSMHKNRTVQNDDLDGEFTEGNVILISAGLGYKF, encoded by the coding sequence ATGAAAAAAGTGGGATTATTGTTAATTATTACAGCAACGGCACTTATGGCAGGTGGGTATAAAATACCTGAGACTTCTTCAAATGCAGTAGCATTAGGAGCTGCAAATATAGCTCACAATCATGAGAATGCAGATGCTTCATATTACAATCCGGCAAAGATGGTCTTTATGAAAGATACAAATAATCTTGAAGTCAACCTTATGTATATCGGACTTGATAAAGTGAAGTATGATGGTACTGTAAGTGGCACTGGACCATATAGTTTAGAATCTACAAAAGAGAATTTTTTAATACCTTCATTGCATTATGTATCTCCAAAACTTGGAGATAACGGAGCAAGAATCGGTGTAAGTGTTGTAGTCCCCGGCGGACTCTCAAAAAGATGGCAGAGCGCTCCTGCAAAGAATTTTGCCGAAGAGTTTACATTGGAGATTGTAGAAATAAATCCGACAGTAGCATTTGAAGTAACTGACAAGTTGGGATTTGCCGCCGGTTTTAGAGTTATAGATACAAAAGGTGTAGTGAATAACGCGTATTATGACATGGAAGGTGATAGTACAGATTATGGATATAATCTTGCATTGGCGTATCAGCCTACATCAGATTTAGAATTGGGTGTAACGTATCGCTCAAACATAAACCTTAATGTGAACGGAAATACGACAAGAATTCTTACTGTCAATAACGGAGGTGTAGATGTGAGTGTACCGCTGCCGGCAGCTTTTAGTATCGCAGCTGCATATACATTGCCGAGTGCTACAACAATTGAGGTTGTATATGAAAAAACTTTCTGGTCTGCATACAACTCTTTAGACTTTAGTTTTGAAGATCCTACGGCTAATGTTGTCTTTGGAGATTCGATAGAGAAAGATTGGAAAGATACAAATACTTTTCGTGTAGGTGTTACTCAAGAGTTAACTGATTTGACTATAATGGCAGGTTTAGTAATAGACCAGACACCGGCTCCTGAAAAAACATTAGGTTTTGAACTTCCCGATACAGATACTACATCAGTAGCCTTAGGGGGAAGATATAGAATAAATGAAACTTTTGATTTTGGAGTTTCTGCACTATACTCTATGCATAAAAACAGAACAGTGCAAAATGATGACCTTGACGGTGAATTTACCGAAGGAAATGTTATACTTATCTCAGCAGGACTGGGATATAAATTTTAA
- the nfo gene encoding deoxyribonuclease IV, which yields MAKFVGAHTSASGGVFNAITNAQEIGAKAFALFTKNQKRWDAKPFDAKTLDTWFKTLEASGIQPKHILPHDSYLINLGHPEEEKLQKSRTAFIDELQRCEILGLDRLNFHPGSHLVKLSAKEKKDPEYVEKVENECLDVIAESINIALDKTSGVKAVIENTAGQGTNLGYKFEHLARIIEKVEDKSRVGVCIDTCHMFTAGYDIRTREAYDKTWGDFDKIVGREYLSGMHINDSKPPLGSRVDRHHSLGQGEIGLDAFRFIMNDERMDDIPLVLETIDESIWKDEIALLYSFID from the coding sequence ATGGCGAAATTTGTAGGGGCACATACGAGTGCAAGCGGCGGAGTTTTTAATGCAATCACAAATGCACAGGAGATAGGGGCAAAAGCATTTGCACTTTTTACAAAAAATCAAAAAAGATGGGATGCTAAACCTTTTGATGCTAAGACGTTAGATACTTGGTTTAAAACTTTAGAAGCATCTGGAATCCAGCCAAAACATATATTGCCTCACGATTCATACCTGATTAATCTCGGACATCCCGAAGAGGAAAAACTCCAAAAAAGTCGTACAGCTTTCATAGACGAATTACAGCGTTGTGAGATTTTAGGACTTGATAGATTAAACTTTCACCCGGGAAGCCATCTCGTAAAACTCTCTGCTAAAGAGAAAAAAGACCCAGAGTATGTAGAAAAAGTGGAAAATGAGTGTCTGGATGTGATCGCAGAATCTATCAACATCGCACTTGACAAAACAAGCGGTGTAAAAGCGGTGATCGAAAACACGGCCGGACAGGGGACAAACCTGGGGTATAAGTTTGAGCATCTAGCGCGTATTATCGAGAAAGTTGAAGATAAGAGCCGTGTGGGTGTTTGTATTGACACTTGTCATATGTTCACAGCAGGGTATGACATCAGAACTCGCGAAGCGTACGATAAAACTTGGGGTGATTTTGACAAAATTGTAGGAAGAGAATATTTAAGCGGTATGCACATTAACGATTCGAAGCCGCCGCTTGGAAGCCGTGTTGACAGACACCACTCTTTAGGTCAAGGGGAGATAGGTCTTGATGCATTTAGATTTATCATGAATGATGAGAGAATGGATGACATTCCACTTGTTCTTGAAACGATTGATGAATCTATCTGGAAAGATGAGATCGCACTTTTATACTCTTTTATTGATTAA
- a CDS encoding Y-family DNA polymerase, with amino-acid sequence MKIHIDIDCFFVSAIRTIDPSLEHKAVAIGGRSDTKIFNTEAKNQTVNFANSGSFVPTFFKAYEEKDDDLDAFRDSDGKVRGILTTSSYEARAYGVKTAMRIEDALQLCPHLIIKAPNMSLYQELSHKLHEYLNLKIPLIEQASIDEFYGDLGGWIEDEDVPQFIDTLRHEIKKDIKLPVSIGAAKTRYIAKLATTYAKPFGSKTIYPWDFDQFVNPIKVEDFAGVGRSMREKLHAVQIHTLGELRQRRGTLESWGPYAKELYKRVNGEVDAPIQTKRERKSIGISRTIEPLFDREELRRRIHILARHLSFAIMKLDVIPTVFHLSIAYELNKKTRASLSMAEVFTDKKFDRICVELFNEADTQKRLRVIRLSIQAGSFTKHSKKELSLIGFDDEQKMHKLTRSSQVLREKYGLDAIKWGSEL; translated from the coding sequence ATGAAGATCCATATAGATATAGACTGCTTTTTTGTCAGTGCCATCCGCACCATTGATCCAAGCCTTGAACACAAAGCCGTAGCTATCGGTGGACGCAGTGATACCAAAATATTTAATACCGAAGCAAAAAATCAAACCGTAAACTTTGCAAACAGCGGCAGTTTTGTTCCGACATTTTTTAAAGCGTATGAGGAAAAAGATGATGACCTTGATGCTTTTAGGGACAGTGACGGTAAGGTTCGCGGTATACTTACAACATCAAGTTATGAAGCACGTGCATACGGTGTTAAAACAGCAATGCGCATAGAAGATGCTCTGCAACTCTGCCCCCATCTTATTATCAAAGCACCCAATATGAGTTTGTATCAGGAGCTTTCCCATAAACTCCATGAATATCTTAACCTCAAAATCCCGCTGATCGAACAAGCGAGCATAGATGAGTTTTACGGAGATCTCGGTGGATGGATCGAAGATGAGGATGTCCCTCAGTTTATAGACACACTGCGTCATGAGATAAAAAAAGATATAAAACTTCCCGTCTCGATAGGTGCCGCGAAAACCAGATATATTGCAAAACTCGCTACAACCTATGCAAAACCTTTTGGTTCAAAAACGATCTACCCTTGGGATTTTGATCAGTTTGTAAACCCCATAAAGGTAGAAGATTTTGCAGGAGTGGGAAGAAGCATGAGAGAAAAACTTCACGCCGTACAGATCCATACACTCGGAGAACTGCGACAAAGAAGAGGTACTTTAGAATCCTGGGGACCTTATGCCAAAGAGCTCTATAAACGTGTAAACGGAGAGGTCGATGCTCCCATACAGACAAAGAGGGAGAGAAAATCGATCGGGATCTCACGCACTATTGAACCGCTGTTTGACAGAGAAGAGTTGCGAAGAAGGATCCATATCTTGGCAAGGCATCTAAGTTTTGCGATTATGAAACTTGATGTTATTCCCACCGTATTTCATCTCTCTATTGCTTATGAGCTTAACAAAAAAACTCGTGCAAGCCTTTCAATGGCGGAAGTGTTCACAGACAAAAAATTTGATCGCATCTGTGTAGAACTCTTTAATGAAGCAGATACACAGAAACGATTACGTGTGATCAGACTCAGTATCCAAGCGGGCAGTTTTACGAAACACTCAAAAAAAGAGCTCTCACTCATAGGTTTTGATGATGAACAAAAGATGCATAAACTTACACGTTCCTCTCAGGTTTTACGGGAGAAGTATGGACTGGATGCTATAAAATGGGGCAGTGAACTGTAA
- a CDS encoding DUF234 domain-containing protein, whose amino-acid sequence MTNLRLLEQFRSFYFKNYPDDMETQISYFSVFGGLDWQIDTTKDLKELIQTLVLENFESLHEKIEEFTLGNKEYKRLLRSLAVGDRRIFSAFNRAGLNNSNGGAAINYLQEKGLIEMEYSREKHPREDSPNAKLKRADARHRISHKVFFTYPFIRFWFYFISPNIRAIKEGDFEKVLDEFEQKHNSYTSLVYEELSELLLNYNLRDAHIISSGSYWDANVEIDILTVTKNGRIYVGECKWTNHKVNKKELHKIRDKCEKLNLIPTQIVLFSKRGFSKELEAMQGAELGLYTSDDFKALVKSNSKECALPHLFS is encoded by the coding sequence ATGACAAACTTGAGGCTGTTAGAGCAATTTCGCTCATTTTATTTTAAAAATTACCCTGATGATATGGAGACACAGATATCTTACTTTTCAGTTTTTGGCGGACTGGACTGGCAAATAGATACGACAAAAGATCTCAAAGAGCTTATCCAAACATTAGTTTTAGAAAACTTTGAATCACTTCATGAGAAGATCGAAGAGTTTACACTCGGAAACAAAGAGTATAAAAGACTTCTTCGCTCTTTAGCAGTTGGTGATCGAAGAATCTTTTCCGCTTTTAACAGAGCTGGTCTTAACAACAGTAACGGTGGTGCTGCGATCAACTATCTTCAAGAGAAAGGGTTGATCGAGATGGAATATTCCCGTGAAAAACACCCAAGAGAAGACTCACCCAATGCAAAGCTAAAACGTGCAGATGCAAGACATAGAATCTCCCATAAAGTATTTTTCACCTACCCTTTTATACGTTTTTGGTTCTATTTTATAAGTCCCAACATCAGAGCGATTAAAGAGGGAGATTTTGAAAAAGTACTCGATGAGTTTGAACAAAAACACAACTCCTATACAAGCTTAGTGTATGAAGAGCTTTCAGAACTTCTGCTAAACTATAACTTAAGAGATGCTCATATTATCAGTTCTGGGAGTTACTGGGATGCTAATGTTGAAATAGATATCTTGACTGTGACAAAAAACGGCAGAATTTATGTCGGTGAATGTAAATGGACCAATCATAAGGTAAATAAAAAAGAGCTTCATAAAATTCGGGATAAGTGTGAAAAACTCAACCTCATCCCTACTCAAATCGTCTTATTTTCAAAACGGGGATTTTCTAAAGAGCTTGAAGCGATGCAGGGTGCCGAGCTTGGACTTTATACAAGTGATGATTTTAAAGCCCTTGTAAAAAGCAACTCTAAAGAGTGTGCCCTACCTCACCTTTTTAGCTGA
- a CDS encoding J domain-containing protein, translating into MDIVLRNNLILITTGFDTLNTPWMREFLNHHTRGMLFLPKAVLVFRNESLKEIREEFLHKLSAHHAQVHDFNHQFFLRSMLKFGSQPIKIELDKMEEPENVKVNLYAYDKNTVLISLEKPNSWVTNYMRSQLEVYVERGTDVSLVVDVSDYKAKARLERALNKRHILHYQIQYTFDNKFMSKLYSDFASYSFGDLVKESEQESKKQFYTILECPVGASQDALKKSYKKLTKVYHPDKIFHEEPHMVEHYTNKFQLLQEAYEALKIVS; encoded by the coding sequence ATGGATATAGTATTGCGCAATAACCTTATTCTTATTACTACAGGGTTTGATACCCTAAATACACCTTGGATGAGGGAATTTCTAAACCATCATACACGCGGTATGCTGTTCTTGCCTAAAGCGGTATTAGTGTTTAGAAACGAGTCTTTAAAAGAGATTAGGGAAGAGTTTTTACATAAACTCAGTGCCCATCATGCACAAGTACACGATTTTAATCATCAGTTTTTTCTACGCTCGATGTTAAAGTTCGGTTCTCAACCGATCAAAATAGAACTTGATAAAATGGAAGAACCGGAAAATGTGAAAGTAAATCTTTACGCATACGATAAAAATACGGTCTTAATCTCTTTAGAAAAACCAAATTCATGGGTAACTAACTATATGCGCTCACAACTTGAAGTGTATGTGGAGCGTGGAACCGATGTCTCTTTAGTTGTAGATGTTAGTGATTACAAGGCAAAAGCTAGACTTGAACGCGCGTTAAACAAGCGACACATTTTGCATTATCAGATCCAATATACTTTCGATAATAAGTTTATGTCAAAACTTTATAGTGATTTTGCAAGTTATAGTTTCGGTGATCTCGTAAAAGAGAGTGAACAAGAGAGTAAAAAACAGTTTTATACTATTTTAGAGTGTCCGGTAGGTGCGAGTCAGGATGCCTTGAAGAAAAGTTATAAAAAACTTACTAAAGTGTACCATCCAGATAAGATCTTTCACGAAGAGCCTCATATGGTTGAACACTATACAAACAAGTTCCAACTGCTTCAAGAAGCGTATGAAGCATTGAAAATTGTCAGCTAA
- the purF gene encoding amidophosphoribosyltransferase, producing the protein MLENMNEKCAVVGIFGHEEASKLAYFSLHSLQHRGQEAAGISSADGTKVHTIKDRGLVMKVFNEKNLETLRGTSAIGHTRYSTAGDDSILDAQPVFARYDLGEMAIVHNGNLTNAEAVRNQLIEKGAIFQTFMDTENLIHLIAKSSKEKLLDRIIDAVEKIEGAFSLVFLSRTKMFAMRDRHGFRPLSLGRLGNGGYIVASETCAFDLVGATFIRDVEPGELLVFEEGKAPQSIKVFEPTPKHCIFEYVYFARPDSTVFGQSVYQTRKDMGKELARIEPIEADVVIPVPDGGVPAAIGYAQESGIPYEMGIMRNHYIGRTFIEPTQEMRDLKVKMKLSPMPEVIKGKKVIVIDDSIVRGTTSRRIVRMLKEAGAAEVHMRISSPPTTDPCFYGVDTPDKDKLIAANMSVDEICKYIEADSLAYLDEAALLRSVNAKEDTYCTACFTGNYIV; encoded by the coding sequence TTGCTCGAAAATATGAATGAAAAATGTGCAGTAGTTGGGATTTTTGGTCATGAAGAAGCTTCAAAACTTGCTTACTTCTCGCTCCATTCTCTTCAACACCGTGGTCAAGAGGCCGCAGGAATAAGTTCAGCTGATGGTACAAAAGTTCATACCATCAAAGACCGTGGTTTAGTAATGAAAGTTTTTAACGAAAAAAACTTAGAAACTCTTAGAGGAACAAGTGCTATAGGTCATACAAGATATTCAACTGCAGGGGATGATTCTATCCTTGATGCACAACCTGTTTTTGCAAGATACGATCTTGGCGAAATGGCTATCGTTCATAACGGTAACCTTACAAATGCAGAGGCTGTTAGAAATCAACTTATTGAAAAAGGTGCAATTTTTCAAACATTTATGGATACTGAAAACCTTATCCACCTGATTGCAAAAAGTTCAAAAGAAAAACTTCTTGATCGTATCATCGATGCTGTTGAGAAAATCGAGGGTGCATTTTCACTTGTATTTTTAAGTAGAACAAAAATGTTTGCTATGCGTGATCGCCATGGTTTCCGTCCTTTAAGCCTTGGTCGTCTTGGAAACGGCGGCTATATAGTTGCGAGTGAAACATGTGCGTTTGATCTTGTAGGTGCTACATTTATCCGTGACGTAGAACCGGGTGAACTTTTAGTTTTTGAAGAAGGTAAAGCTCCACAAAGTATCAAGGTATTTGAACCGACTCCAAAACACTGTATCTTTGAGTATGTTTATTTCGCTCGTCCAGATTCAACTGTATTTGGTCAGTCAGTGTATCAAACAAGAAAAGATATGGGTAAAGAGTTAGCGAGAATTGAGCCTATTGAAGCTGATGTTGTTATTCCTGTTCCAGACGGTGGTGTCCCGGCTGCTATCGGATATGCTCAAGAGAGCGGTATCCCTTATGAGATGGGTATTATGAGAAATCACTACATCGGTCGTACATTTATCGAGCCTACTCAAGAGATGAGAGATCTAAAAGTAAAAATGAAACTTTCACCTATGCCTGAAGTGATCAAGGGTAAAAAAGTTATCGTTATCGATGACTCTATCGTACGTGGAACAACTTCAAGAAGAATCGTAAGAATGTTAAAAGAAGCAGGTGCTGCCGAAGTACATATGCGTATCTCTTCTCCACCGACAACTGATCCTTGTTTCTACGGAGTTGATACACCGGACAAAGATAAACTCATTGCAGCAAATATGAGTGTTGATGAGATCTGTAAATATATCGAAGCTGATTCTTTAGCATACCTTGACGAAGCAGCTTTACTTCGCAGTGTAAATGCAAAAGAAGACACATATTGTACAGCATGTTTTACGGGTAACTACATCGTTTAA
- a CDS encoding TIGR01212 family radical SAM protein (This family includes YhcC from E. coli K-12, an uncharacterized radical SAM protein.), with the protein MSLKQIYTFGGYLKDKFGCKVYKVGINISGFTCPNIDGTVAKGGCTFCENDSFSASTDQVQELKGFHLNLDSKENPFLEKQLLQLEQQFQAISARQAKEYGAEKFLVYFQSFTNTYAPFETLKALYDKALTFPNVVGLSIGTRSDSITDETLEYLSELAREKEIWIEFGIQSVYDKTLDRINRGHDSANVKEWILKSKKAGLNVCGHLIFGLPDETQEMMLETAKQAYEWGIDSVKYHPLYVVKRTALANEYARGEFTPITEELYLDTLIKAIEMKPANINVQRITAGIDDNSLIAPDWCRDKNKQVRHINAALKKIGLKY; encoded by the coding sequence ATGTCTTTAAAACAAATATATACATTTGGCGGCTATCTCAAAGACAAATTTGGCTGCAAAGTTTATAAAGTTGGTATAAACATCTCAGGCTTTACATGCCCGAATATAGATGGAACAGTAGCAAAAGGTGGATGTACCTTTTGTGAAAACGACTCTTTTAGTGCAAGTACCGATCAGGTACAAGAACTCAAAGGGTTTCATCTTAACCTCGATTCAAAAGAGAACCCTTTTCTAGAAAAACAGCTACTACAACTTGAACAACAATTTCAAGCTATTTCTGCAAGACAAGCAAAAGAGTACGGAGCTGAAAAATTTCTCGTATATTTTCAATCTTTTACAAATACTTACGCACCCTTTGAAACACTCAAAGCACTTTACGATAAAGCACTTACATTTCCTAATGTAGTAGGTCTTAGTATAGGGACTAGAAGCGACTCTATTACCGATGAAACTTTAGAATATTTATCTGAGCTTGCACGTGAAAAAGAGATATGGATTGAGTTTGGAATTCAGTCTGTATACGATAAAACATTAGACAGAATTAACCGTGGGCATGATAGTGCCAATGTAAAAGAGTGGATATTAAAGTCTAAAAAAGCCGGCTTAAATGTATGCGGTCACTTAATCTTCGGTCTTCCAGATGAGACTCAGGAGATGATGCTAGAGACTGCAAAACAAGCTTATGAATGGGGAATAGACTCCGTAAAATACCATCCGCTTTATGTTGTAAAACGTACAGCATTAGCAAATGAGTATGCACGTGGAGAATTTACTCCGATCACAGAAGAGCTCTATCTCGATACCCTTATAAAAGCGATAGAGATGAAGCCTGCAAATATCAATGTACAAAGAATTACCGCAGGGATTGATGACAACTCTTTGATCGCACCTGATTGGTGCCGTGATAAGAACAAACAAGTTCGACACATAAATGCCGCCCTTAAAAAGATAGGTCTTAAGTATTAG
- a CDS encoding multiheme c-type cytochrome produces MKYATLGSIALTTLLVSGFSGCGSDSDTSSVTSTTPSLTGYYLDSAVAGVDYNTSGGYQGYTGSDGSFKFNAGDSVSLRLGDITLRNISSANLTNGKKIIETDDAVITFLQSIDDDGNATNGISVTSQTRTAVQEWATENSITSLEVNATHLIGANELQTKLQANDLNQTQIKTIEEARTHLAATLAAEPDAKILYTDYKGETREALSSAAAAEYHTGEGYGHTLFDSADNKCQNCHNELYDTWKGSMHGKSWSDPIFQSKYQDFLRTQINKIGEDKTSVGGIPYTEAMVSKVALTCVKCHAPAAYYAGDFKATLTTLQTGADTTALQNAQANDQSNLATTTTTYDPTQEASVVAVSHTTGTLYKLSYHVGHEANREGINCAFCHSIETPRLMGLTQDPASYTLLKDLRVGPHGPVKAAAGTALNYNVDATDPDMNKFFRLWGPEKYSNPASTPKNVNDYDIAKSADGRYTMASKDLNGTDGKVHYTGGPFYGPFGVTGLRNENSTDETNRTAQVHPDFDYATNNHFGNNGKTLCLSCHQRSAGAAVPSGEDGAGQFMELCSTWNAVTTGTDDNIQDTATSPKCTKCHMERIEGKVLHQWASPDKLFTDKTLLTSHFYADDSEGFGDENPVASGWLNSHAFLGASKTGGDKAAAVAKIKSGFNADVTTSVSGNILTVTTTITNKTAHMFPGAHPMRRTLSRIIVTDENGTMLPVVSATGASTFGDITNSVATLTGKTLHSSAASSVSVNLNGSDALDFPGKVADLNGSAVSSQKFTAENVTITGADTTIANQYIDGTDTKGTVFNAAIINSTDTTNFTRIYGHETGKKYDLDNNTSTPTVFVVRPGFDSNMVESDNRLSPNETETYTLTYDISGKTGVSTTYKVYYMQKGANGKFLTGADGWLDQALSDSKKLLVTEVFSKTVTEN; encoded by the coding sequence ATGAAGTATGCAACTTTAGGTTCTATAGCACTTACTACACTTCTTGTAAGTGGATTTAGTGGTTGTGGTTCAGATAGTGACACAAGTAGTGTAACAAGCACTACACCGTCTTTAACTGGGTATTATTTAGACTCAGCGGTTGCCGGAGTAGACTACAATACTTCTGGTGGTTATCAAGGTTATACGGGAAGTGATGGCTCATTTAAATTTAATGCGGGAGATAGTGTATCTTTACGATTAGGAGATATTACGCTTAGAAATATCTCTTCTGCAAATCTTACAAACGGTAAAAAGATTATTGAAACAGATGATGCCGTTATTACTTTTCTTCAATCAATCGATGATGACGGAAATGCAACAAACGGTATATCTGTTACCAGTCAAACACGTACAGCAGTTCAAGAGTGGGCAACTGAAAACAGCATCACTTCACTTGAAGTAAATGCGACACACTTAATAGGTGCAAATGAACTGCAAACAAAACTTCAGGCAAACGATTTAAATCAGACACAGATCAAAACAATAGAAGAAGCTCGTACCCATTTGGCAGCTACATTAGCAGCAGAACCAGATGCAAAAATTTTATATACTGATTATAAAGGTGAGACGAGAGAGGCTTTATCGAGTGCTGCAGCTGCAGAGTACCATACAGGTGAAGGTTACGGGCATACATTATTTGACAGTGCAGATAACAAATGTCAAAACTGTCATAATGAACTCTACGATACTTGGAAAGGCTCTATGCACGGAAAATCTTGGTCAGATCCTATTTTCCAAAGTAAATACCAAGACTTTTTACGAACGCAGATCAATAAAATCGGTGAAGATAAGACAAGTGTAGGTGGTATACCATATACTGAAGCGATGGTATCTAAAGTAGCTCTTACATGTGTAAAATGTCATGCTCCGGCAGCTTATTATGCAGGTGACTTCAAAGCTACACTTACAACGCTTCAAACAGGTGCAGATACAACAGCTTTACAAAATGCTCAAGCTAATGATCAAAGCAATCTGGCAACGACAACTACGACTTATGATCCTACACAAGAAGCAAGTGTAGTTGCAGTAAGTCATACAACCGGTACTTTATATAAACTCTCTTACCATGTAGGTCATGAAGCAAACCGTGAAGGGATTAACTGTGCATTTTGTCATAGTATAGAAACTCCAAGATTAATGGGACTAACGCAGGATCCTGCAAGCTATACACTCCTTAAAGATCTACGTGTAGGACCGCATGGACCGGTAAAAGCTGCAGCAGGAACAGCTCTAAACTATAATGTAGATGCAACTGATCCGGATATGAATAAGTTCTTTAGACTTTGGGGACCTGAAAAATATAGTAATCCTGCAAGTACGCCAAAAAATGTAAATGATTACGATATAGCAAAATCTGCTGACGGTAGATACACTATGGCGAGTAAAGATCTTAACGGTACAGACGGAAAAGTACATTATACAGGTGGACCGTTCTATGGACCTTTCGGTGTAACTGGTCTTAGAAATGAAAACAGTACTGATGAGACAAACAGAACTGCTCAAGTACATCCTGATTTTGATTATGCTACAAACAATCATTTTGGAAACAACGGAAAAACATTATGTTTATCTTGTCACCAAAGAAGTGCAGGTGCAGCAGTGCCAAGCGGTGAAGATGGTGCGGGACAATTTATGGAACTATGTTCTACATGGAATGCAGTTACAACCGGAACTGATGATAATATCCAAGATACAGCAACTTCTCCAAAATGTACTAAGTGTCATATGGAGCGTATTGAAGGCAAAGTACTACATCAATGGGCAAGTCCGGATAAACTCTTTACAGACAAAACATTACTTACTTCACACTTCTATGCTGATGACAGTGAAGGATTCGGTGATGAGAACCCTGTTGCAAGTGGATGGTTAAACTCTCATGCATTCCTAGGTGCTAGTAAAACAGGTGGGGATAAAGCAGCAGCTGTCGCTAAAATAAAAAGCGGTTTTAATGCTGATGTTACAACATCTGTTAGCGGTAATATACTAACTGTTACAACTACTATTACAAATAAAACTGCACATATGTTCCCTGGTGCTCATCCTATGAGAAGAACATTAAGCCGTATTATCGTTACAGATGAAAATGGGACTATGTTACCGGTTGTAAGTGCTACGGGAGCATCTACATTTGGAGATATAACAAACAGTGTTGCAACACTTACAGGAAAAACACTTCATAGCAGTGCTGCTAGTTCAGTATCTGTAAACCTAAACGGTAGTGATGCATTAGATTTCCCAGGAAAAGTAGCTGATCTTAACGGTAGTGCAGTATCAAGTCAAAAGTTTACTGCTGAAAATGTTACGATAACTGGAGCAGATACAACTATTGCAAATCAATATATTGATGGTACAGATACTAAAGGTACCGTATTTAATGCTGCAATCATTAACAGTACTGATACGACAAACTTTACTCGTATCTATGGACATGAAACAGGTAAAAAGTATGATTTAGATAATAATACTTCTACACCTACGGTATTTGTAGTACGTCCTGGATTTGATTCAAACATGGTAGAAAGTGATAACCGTTTAAGTCCAAATGAGACTGAGACATACACACTTACTTATGATATCTCTGGAAAAACAGGCGTATCGACTACATACAAAGTTTACTATATGCAAAAAGGTGCAAACGGTAAATTCTTAACAGGTGCAGATGGTTGGTTAGACCAAGCATTAAGCGATAGTAAAAAACTTCTAGTTACAGAAGTATTTAGCAAAACAGTTACGGAGAATTAA